The sequence below is a genomic window from Brettanomyces bruxellensis chromosome 9, complete sequence.
ACAGGAAGAATTCTCGAAAGCTCTTCGTCCTCCGTAGCCTGTACCGAATTTGGACGAGTTGAGCATCCGCCGACATCAATAATGTCAACATCATTGGATATCATAGATGCAACACGATCCATCGCATTACTCATTCTAAGATTATCCACGCTTCCATCACTGAATGAATCCGGAGTAACATTCAGAATGGCCATAAGCTGAGtctttgatttcttgtGGATGCTTCCGTATTTCATATATCTTACACTGCCATCCTCTTTCTGTATTGGAACTATTGTCCATAAATCTGAACTTTCCTGTTTGTTCTTATCGACCTTCTTTTCCCCAGTTAATAGCTGTTGAAGATGTGAATGTAAAGGTTCAGCTGTAACTGGATGAAGCATATCGGGAGGAACAAGTTCGCATAGAGGAAGCATCACAAATGTTCGCTCAAGCATCCTGATATGTGGAATGTTAAGATCCGGTGTGTTAACTATAAGGTTGTCGTacaaaataatatctaGATCAATTGAGCGTGGACCGTTCGCAAACTTCTTGACCCTATGTAAAATATTGTACTCAATATCTTTGAGTTCTTTTAATAGTTCCTCTGGTGTCAAATCTGTACTCACTTTTAGACATCCATTGAAAAAGTCTGCCTGCTCTAAATAGTACATTGGCTTTGATCTATAAAGAGATGAAGTAGCGATAATGTGAATTTTCTTGGCTTCAAGTGCCTTTAAAGCGTTGTTTATGTTCTGGAGCTGGTTTCCCTGGTTTGTTCCAAATGCCAAATATGCAATATGATGGCTTATGCTTGTTGTTTCTACTTTCATTTGAGATTCACTGTTAAGATTGGGTATTTGAAACTTATCAGTTGATGCTGCCGAAGAGTCAAATTTAGCAACACTATTAATATCATGGATCTGTTCCCTTGTTCTATCGGATTGTACGCCAACTGATTCAGCACCAACTATTGCGTCTGGCTTACGAACGCTAACACTAACTTTGGCATCGTCCTCTGGGAGACCCTGCAAAATCATCTTGTTCACATTGATTGACAATGCCTCTACAGTTTTGAAGTTTGATTCCTCAACATACTGTCGTATTTTCATAGCCAGTGATTCATTAAATCCGGGTACTTTCGTCTGCCCATCAAATTTCATTGGAATAGTAATATCCAGCACAACCGGCTGCTTCTTAAACCTTTCAAAAGTGAATACACCAATAACAGCCATGCATCTAAGACCATTGATATTAATCTGGTCCCTGGTAAGCTTATCACATATAAATTCACCATTGTCGGCTTTAgttctttccatttccaCGCCAAATTCTCCGCCAGCATCAAGTTGACGACTGATCTCAACTTTTGCACTTCTGCATGCTTTCAAGTTGCACAATATATCGTTGAATATATGCATTCCTAAATTGCTATATGTGGGAAAAGATCTTTtggcattttcttttgaataatCTAAAAGTTGTCTTGAAAGAACGGCATAGTTGATGGaatattttaaatcatCCGTTGAACCTGCACGCTCGAAACTAGTGTGCAAGTTAGTGCTGATCTGAAGCTTTTTAGGCTCACCATTCACTAAAAATTGCAACCTAAGTCGTTGGATGGTAACTGTATCATTTGTGATATTCTGTACGGTCCCTATTGGTCTGCTACGGCCGTGTAGGGCAGAAAATCGCATGGCAGTTAGAACGTGTGATAGAAAATTGGTCCTAGGAACCAACCTCGAGGTCAGATTAGAAAGTGGCAACGTCGGACAAGAACTGCAAATGGCCCAGCAGTATATGCGAATGTCAGGCTATTTTCAACCAATGCCAGTGGTGGTAGTAAGACGTCGTCTAACGTAATAAATTTTTGAGGATAGGGGTccaacagaaaaaaaaagttggcactgttaaaataaatacacCGAAAAACTTTGAGAGAGCGGTGAAAATTTGCGGAGATTTGGCTGACAAGCATTGTCCATCAAAGTGACTCGATTTATACGATTGAGTTAAAAGGAACAAAAAAGGTACATAAaagaatttcaacaaaGCAATGACATCAAAGTAACGAAATAAACTTATTTGGCGTCCTTCCTCCAAGTTGTTGCAATGTTATTTAACATTCGTTTCCGGTAGGTTTCCCAGACATTTTAATTTCCTTCCCGTCTTGCTGCCTGCTTTCTACCACGCGACCTACACGGAGCGGCCATTgaacatgaagaaaatggcCTGccaggaaaaaaaaaaagatgggGTCGCGTAACATTTTTCTCTATCTCTGCGGGAGTCGTCTGTCTTTCCGCggtctctttttcttacttcctcatctttttcCCATTTATATCATCTGTCGCATCTCATCTCGTACCGATCAAATTCTAACCTTCCTCGGTATgaatatttaattttacCGCCTTGATAGACTACACCTTCATTCATTAGCTTTTATATGCCACGAACTTGAAAATAAGAGACGTGCTCTCATCTgataaaatgaattcaaTGTTAGTAAGACGATTTATGGCCACGAGTGTTAAGCCAGCAGTTAGCAAAACTGGATCGACAACTTTATCCGATATTCTAATTGTGGGTGCAGGACCTGCGGGATTGACATTGGCCTCGGCCATCAAAAATTCACCTGTGCTTCAAGATTTAAAGTGCATGCTTGTGGAGAGTAGCCGTATCACAGAAGATATGAATGATTATTATGCAAGTCCTCCTAAATACTATTCCAATAGATGTGTGAGCATAACGCCAGCTACCATAGACtatctaaaaaaaattggcacTTGGAACTTtatcaaagaagaaagaatacaGAATTACGATTACATAAAAACATATGATGGTTTAAGTGGGGCCGCAATGGACTTTGATGCACCGAGTATGGGAACGCTGATAGAAAATTACAATCTGCAAGCCGCCGCTTATGAAAGAGTCCTCCAACTAAACGAAGAGCAGCCAGAAAATAAACTTGTCATAAAGGATGGTAACAAGGTTACTCATATAGCGACGGATAGTGAGACTGGTTGCCCAGTTGTAAAGTTGGCCAGTGAAGAGAAGATCCGGACTCGACTTTTAATTGGATGTGATGGAGGACGATCTCCCGTCCGAAAGTTTGCTCAGATACCTTCACGAGGCTGGGCTTATAACCGATGGGGGATTGTTGGAACTTTGAAGTATAAAGATACTGGTTTTAGATCACCTACCGGCTGGCAAAGGTTTTTACCAACAGGTCCTTTAGCACAGCTTCCTATGCCTGATGATTATTTAAGTATTGTGTGGT
It includes:
- a CDS encoding uncharacterized protein (BUSCO:EOG09260LJ8), with the translated sequence MRFSALHGRSRPIGTVQNITNDTVTIQRLRLQFLVNGEPKKLQISTNLHTSFERAGSTDDLKYSINYAVLSRQLLDYSKENAKRSFPTYSNLGMHIFNDILCNLKACRSAKVEISRQLDAGGEFGVEMERTKADNGEFICDKLTRDQININGLRCMAVIGVFTFERFKKQPVVLDITIPMKFDGQTKVPGFNESLAMKIRQYVEESNFKTVEALSINVNKMILQGLPEDDAKVSVSVRKPDAIVGAESVGVQSDRTREQIHDINSVAKFDSSAASTDKFQIPNLNSESQMKVETTSISHHIAYLAFGTNQGNQLQNINNALKALEAKKIHIIATSSLYRSKPMYYLEQADFFNGCLKVSTDLTPEELLKELKDIEYNILHRVKKFANGPRSIDLDIILYDNLIVNTPDLNIPHIRMLERTFVMLPLCELVPPDMLHPVTAEPLHSHLQQLLTGEKKVDKNKQESSDLWTIVPIQKEDGSVRYMKYGSIHKKSKTQLMAILNVTPDSFSDGSVDNLRMSNAMDRVASMISNDVDIIDVGGCSTRPNSVQATEDEELSRILPVVKAIKKKYGDKILVSIDTYRARVAEETIKAGADIINDISAGMFDDKMYSVVAKYGVPYIINHTRGNINTMTSLTDYNATPDGNFVIYNERTTEGEIEIGEIGKELSKLMCKMFQQGIKRWQLILDPGLGFAKGLSANVMVIRNLPYFKCYKQLDKRTGQYISFDNIPVLLGPSRKRFIGAITGKNPAKKRVEGTGACVAAGIGFGSDIVRVHDYMEMKDVCLMSDAIYKGIY
- a CDS encoding uncharacterized protein (BUSCO:EOG09261031) — its product is MNSMLVRRFMATSVKPAVSKTGSTTLSDILIVGAGPAGLTLASAIKNSPVLQDLKCMLVESSRITEDMNDYYASPPKYYSNRCVSITPATIDYLKKIGTWNFIKEERIQNYDYIKTYDGLSGAAMDFDAPSMGTLIENYNLQAAAYERVLQLNEEQPENKLVIKDGNKVTHIATDSETGCPVVKLASEEKIRTRLLIGCDGGRSPVRKFAQIPSRGWAYNRWGIVGTLKYKDTGFRSPTGWQRFLPTGPLAQLPMPDDYLSIVWSVPPELAMIVSGLTDDQFVLMLNAASRLTQDELEVLYKLARDKPEQFEKEAKWRLDMFNAKLTTESEQQYPQEIESIVPKSRGRFPLKLSHADDYVDERIALVGDAAHTTHPLAGQGLNMGQADIQCLVKTLETARERGLDYGTKFALDPYFSSRYPVNNATLGVVDKIHKIYGTDFAPIVCARSLGVNILNNLPFIKDLMVGQVSHRELEKR